The proteins below come from a single Xiphophorus couchianus chromosome 20, X_couchianus-1.0, whole genome shotgun sequence genomic window:
- the tamm41 gene encoding phosphatidate cytidylyltransferase, mitochondrial gives MSLPALQNTGVIYRRILSQFPQDISLAFAYGSGVFKQHGGSQGQMEKNMLDFVFAVDDPVTWHTMNLLQNRRHYSILKILGPTKISSIQNEYGASVYYNTLVPIDGRIIKYGVISTDSLIDDLMHWKTMYVAGRLHKPVKMLVQNENGKLRAALVSNLKSAVMASFLMLPESFTEEELFLQIAGLSYAGDFRMKIGEDKSKVSNIVKDNIHHFRILYSNILRDCPQVVYKPPQGRLEVDKSPEGQFIQLMALPRTLQQRITKLVDLPGKNRDVEEILLQVAQDPDCGAVVHQGISSIVKSSSITQSIKGIATAGLRKTVSYSSKKLMKMWKSWRRKQSVSQIS, from the exons atgtctcttccAGCTTTGCAAAACACCGGCGTGATTTACAGGAGGATCCTGTCACAGTTTCCTCAAGACATTAGCTTAGCTTTTGCATACGGATCTGGTGTTTTTAAACAGCATGGGGGAAGCCAAGGTCAAATGGAG aaaaacatgttggaCTTTGTGTTTGCGGTGGACGACCCAGTGACATGGCACACTATGAATTTGCTTCAGAATCGCAGACACTACTCCATCCTGAAAATACTGGGGCCCACCAAAATCAGCTCCATACAAAATGAATATGGAGCTTCTGTTTACTACAACACACTCGTGCCTATTGATGGAAGG ATAATTAAATATGGGGTGATTAGTACAGACTCATTGATTGACGACCTCATGCACTGGAAGACCATGTATGTTGCTGGACGTCTTCACAAGCCG GTGAAAATGTTGGTACAGAACGAGAACGGGAAGCTCCGTGCTGCTCTGGTATCCAACCTGAAGAGCGCGGTTATGGCCTCCTTCCTTATGCTGCCAGAAAGCTTCACAGAGGAAGAACTTTTTCTGCAGATCGCTGGACTTTCTTATGCTG GAGATTTTCGGATGAAGATTGGAGAGGACAAATCCAAAGTGTCCAATATCGTCAAGGACAACATTCATCATTTTAGGATTCTTTACAGCAACATCCTCCGGGACTGCCCTCAGGTGGTCTACAAACCTCCACAAGGAAGACTTGAG GTTGACAAAAGTCCTGAAGGCCAATTCATCCAGCTGATGGCCCTGCCCAGAACTCTTCAGCAGAGGATCACAAAGCTGGTTGACCTTCCAGGGAAAAACCGTGACGTGGAGGAGATCCTGCTGCAGGTGGCTCAGGACCCCGACTGTGGAGCTGTGGTGCATCAAG GTATCTCATCTATTGTTAAGTCCTCCAGCATAACACAGAGTATCAAAGGCATTGCTACAGCTG GTTTACGGAAGACCGTCTCCTATAGCTCCAAAAAACTGATGAAGATGTGGAAGAGTTGGAGGAGGAAGCAGTCAGTCTCACAGATCTCCTGA